The Vigna angularis cultivar LongXiaoDou No.4 chromosome 6, ASM1680809v1, whole genome shotgun sequence genome contains the following window.
AGTGATAAAATGTAGGCTATGCACTAGAATTACTAACTACACCCTCATAATACCTTTTTAATAGAGTTTTTTAAGGgatagaaaagaaagataatagTTGGAGAATTTTATGCAATTCTtgcaacttttttatttattatatatagattgtctcttcaatatatttatttttactcatAAGAAAATgcctataaaataaaaatatggttAAATAGTCTAAGTTAAAGTATATGTATGCAAATTTGacttattattatgaaaaatagcaCATAAACAAGATTCAACCACTCCCAACGAATTCTGGAAGCAAAACTTCCATTCATATCATCTTTcatataaaaaggaaaaaaaatactaaaactcTAAATTAGAACCATTTACCAAAGCAtggtttattttttgtattgttgAGGTCATGAGAGAGTTAACAACAGTCTTGGATTCTGCTACCATAGTTGTTGGACCATTCATCAGTATTTGAAAAGTCACAGTCAGTAGAGTACCGTGCCTTCTCGTGTCATCACTTCCACTACTCCATGCAGAAGCATGTGTGATAGATTGAACATCTTTTGATATAACAATGCCTGATGGAAAGATTGACATTTTTGCTGAATCTTTACCATTTACAGCCATCTTTATGTCAGATATATTCACAGGGGAATACACAACGTATGATCCCAAAGCATCAATAAAACTTTCCTGAATAATGGCCATGTTATTAGCCGTTCGGTGAAGAGGCTGTTCCacatgaataattaaaattagtttaatcaagttcatacaaaaaaaaagtaacaacaccaaatttaaaaatttgattaaaagcTCAGCTAAAGCTATTATTCTAATTATCTCAATAGATAATGATCAAACATTCCCTTATAATATGGTAATTGAGTACCTGTATAATCGATATGCAGTTGCTAGGGTTAGTTCCAACCGACACACGTGCAACTTCGTGCACTGGACTCTCATAACACATAACATCCCActgtgaaataaaaaaagtaacaaataaatggactagtaaaaaaatttatacattgCTAAAAAAAATGGGTTAAATTTTTGAACCTTAGCACGTTTTGTTGGATCTCTAAAGAAGTCAAAAACATATTCCGAGGAGACAGGTAGCCGGAAAGAAGTAGTAGCAATGAATATAATCATGGCATTTGATTGACTTGAGTTTGTGTATTTCCGAGCATGAATCATAATATTAGTATTCTCCTCAGCTAAATGTTCAATGTACTCTGTCTTACttgaaatgtttaaaatttcataGAAGTTTTTCACCATTTGATGAGAAAACTTCATCATATTTTTTCTTCCTCCGATGACAGGTATCACTATAAATTCATGTCAGATATAGTCTTAATTAGGTATGCACAAATATTAATAGGTTTGGAATAAAGCTAGAAATAAGAACCTCCATTGATGTCATAATCAGGTATTTCATTTCCAATACTTGTAAATCTTGCACACATTCTTTGAAGTTCCAACAGCCATCGTTCTGCTCCATATGCAATGCTGTTATTAACTATATCTTTGTATAGTTGATGCGTTTCAATCCTCTCATCCACTTCCACATGTTCAACCCAAGAAATCTAGAAGGaatataagattttataatacaaatttgTTTAAATCATCATTCACATTTCGTTCACGTACATACGTATACATccatgatgaaaataatgaccTAATTATAATAGCAATACATATAGTAGTGATAACTTAGTTCACCAATGCATTTTATCTATGTATAATACTCACCCAGCACAACTCATTTGAAATTTCATGAATTATGCATCCAGAGGGAAACCTCCAATACTTAGGATTGTTGTTCCCATTGGTGCAGTCAACAGAAACATCTACTATCACCCATGAATGTGTTTCAATCTGTTCACAATAACGAAGGAAGAACATTTCCCGAGATGGAACTAAAGGTGAAAGAACATGCAGCTCTTCACTCATCTACGTaagcaaaacaaaaaagagGTATTCagttgttatataaatgtaacaAAGAAACTGATTACACAGAGCGAGGTTTGCACGAGGTATACCAACAACAAAACTCCCCTTCGGTTTGAACCATTTTCAAGTACTTTGATTAAGCGTGCTTTTGTAACAATTGTTGAGAAAAGATCTGCCCAGTATTCCTGATAAAAATGGATATGATTATATAAAGGAAGAGAGGCAGAGAGATTTGAATAAACTATTTGGTAAAATATTAAAGTGGATCTTTTGAGAGTACTGACCGAATTCAGAAACATGTTAACTAATTCCAGTGCCTTAACTCTCACAACCCTTGAATCTTTTGATGATTCTACACGAGCTTGAGAATTCTTGAAGTGATTAATCCTTGGAAAGAATGTTTGGTAGCTTTCTTGATGAAGAACAAAtctttgatgatttgaagaTTTGACCCATATGGGTTCATTGGTACACAGAAGCTTAATTAATTCTTCCTTAGCAGCCACTGCAATTTGTGACATCATTGTTTTCTCCATTTGTGTAATTTTGTTTCCAAGGTTGAACATGGTATCTTGACGTTGAAATGAACCAATTAGTTTCAGATAACTTCCTGGTGTTAATGGAACACACGATGATGAAGATCCCCTCATAAGACTATAGCCCATGTTTAGGTCTAACACTGGTTTATCCATGTACTTTGCAAGAGCACTAGACACTCTCTcatgctgaaaaaaaaaacataaataaacatGAATCATATATTGCCATGGTAAAAAGTTATTGAAAtgtaaaaaatgatgaaatcaGTGAAGAAACCTCTTCTCTAAGACGAGCATTTTCAAGACGAAGTTGTTCTAGAGAGCGTATACGTTTTTCATCAACCTCTGGTGGACCTCCACAAGATggacaaattatatttttgaatgcCTCTCTTAACAAAAGGTTATCTTTACTTATCCTTTCATTCTCAATACGGAAGAGACTGTTATTTGTTCGCTCAGTTTGAGTCTTCAATCAAACAAACACATGTAAAATGGTTATTATcactaaaacaattttttaataaatatgaaaagaaaataaatgtagaTTACCTTTATTTGAGTTCTCTTATTCTGAAACcaaaattttacttgttttggCTCAAGTCCCAGTTCTTCTGCTATTTGAGATCTTGTGCTTTTTGTTGGATGTGGACACTTCCGGAACATTCTTTAACCCGATAATAAATATCACCGTTAATACAGTTATATAAACGACAAATACCCGTACAAAAGTGACACAGGTAACAAGGaatagagagagagaatgtGAATATGTTATGTAAAACAAAGGGAAAAAGACATCAgcaatataaaaaatgtaattcatTCTTTCTAATTTAACACTAATAATCAACTTAATGGAAAAATTTATCcttttttgaaagtttttcttctatattagttttattggtggagattaaaatataatttaaattcaacatatttggaAGTTAAAGTTATTGAAACATAACCTTTAtgcataaaattaatatataatactgGATTGGAAAGATTTAAAACAATGGGCTTGAAACTACTCATGGGTATTGTGATTGATGACTCATGATCATGGAAacaccaataaaatataaataatgagttaatatcattttaatctaaaattttgaaatgataattttttatatgttatttaatttttttattttttactaaatcAGAGACTTAGACTCAtgagaaaaatatatgttatttctTACTAACATGTGAGAGATAATCTATAAGGGGAAATATAATTTGACTCTATAGATGAATGCCAACAGAAACATAAAATGCAAGGTCATtttgatttataataaatttgattgtGTATGGAAAAGTCTTGTTCGAAGGAGAGTACACATATTTTGTGTTTATGaatatttgcttttttttttgtatataaacaTTCTGGGTTGGAACACCTATTTATTtcactaatatattttttattgtctataaaaaaataatttatagaaaattcCTTTTTATCACTCAATATTAAAGGTTTGCTAGGAACATTTTGTTGACACCATTGCAtattcaaaaaatgaaaagtatttAAGTGGGTACCTTTCAATTTTGAAAGGCTTTTACAACATAGCGtattcaagaaagaaaaaagattaaaaatattcaaaggATAGGAACATTGTAAATGTTGAGGCCATAGCATGTTCAAAAAAAATGTCTAATTCAGATATAGATGGAAAAGATAAACTGTTTAACtggtaattaaatttaaagttgttaatatggtaatttaattaaaattaagaaaactcaTTACCAAACACTCATAATCATTAAGAttttccccaacaacattaataacattaaaattaatctcattttttttaaatatgggTCAATGAACCAATCTTTCTCAATGATATTCGCTTAATACATTGCATTCAACTATTTTATCACTCCTATTTCTTTTAAACCTTACTAAATATAAAGGAAAtgaattatatttcaaatttctaAACTCAAGTCATGCCCACTCTCATCTTTCACGAgatcaaaaacaaaaagaagtcAAAACGAAATCAACTTCTCCTCATTAAATGAAGAGACATAAGATTGgtcacaaattaaaattaataaaaatataaattacaaaaaaaaaaatctgtgattttcatctttaaaactttaaacaaaGCAAAGGGAAAATCAAGAACAAACCACAAAAAACAGTGATTT
Protein-coding sequences here:
- the LOC108342197 gene encoding homeobox-leucine zipper protein HDG11: MDFAMGAAGGSGDDKHNHNHNKNSNKGKKAYHGHNSDRTSKLEEMFRKCPHPTKSTRSQIAEELGLEPKQVKFWFQNKRTQIKTQTERTNNSLFRIENERISKDNLLLREAFKNIICPSCGGPPEVDEKRIRSLEQLRLENARLREEHERVSSALAKYMDKPVLDLNMGYSLMRGSSSSCVPLTPGSYLKLIGSFQRQDTMFNLGNKITQMEKTMMSQIAVAAKEELIKLLCTNEPIWVKSSNHQRFVLHQESYQTFFPRINHFKNSQARVESSKDSRVVRVKALELVNMFLNSEYWADLFSTIVTKARLIKVLENGSNRRGVLLLMSEELHVLSPLVPSREMFFLRYCEQIETHSWVIVDVSVDCTNGNNNPKYWRFPSGCIIHEISNELCWISWVEHVEVDERIETHQLYKDIVNNSIAYGAERWLLELQRMCARFTSIGNEIPDYDINGVIPVIGGRKNMMKFSHQMVKNFYEILNISSKTEYIEHLAEENTNIMIHARKYTNSSQSNAMIIFIATTSFRLPVSSEYVFDFFRDPTKRAKWDVMCYESPVHEVARVSVGTNPSNCISIIQPLHRTANNMAIIQESFIDALGSYVVYSPVNISDIKMAVNGKDSAKMSIFPSGIVISKDVQSITHASAWSSGSDDTRRHGTLLTVTFQILMNGPTTMVAESKTVVNSLMTSTIQKINHALVNGSNLEF